A window of Thermococcus sp. genomic DNA:
ACCGTTTTAAGCCTTCTCTCCCTTTTTCCCCCGGTGAAATGATGAACCGGTGGGAGCTGATAAGGGCTTTTCTGACGGGGCCATTAGTCGAGGCTACGGTTCCAAAACCTGGGAACGTGAGCAGGAAGAGGGATTTTGAGGATTTGAGCATCTACAACTTCCTCGTTGCATATCCAGCCCTGGGGAGTATCTATCATGAAGCTGTGAAGAGGGCCGAGTCCATACGCTCCGGCCTTTTGAGGCCAAACGAGGCCGGAATCGGAGAGCTCATAAGGAGAGGGGTAGAGGCAACGAAAAGGGTTCAGGATGCAAATCCTAACTTTGGAGTTATAGTCCTCTCGATTCCCCTAATCATGGGCTTGGCTCTAACGAAGAAAATCAAGGAAGGCAGGGAAAAAGCAAAGCTACTCATCGAGGAATCAACGGTAAGGGATACCATGGAGCTCTATAAGGCCATAAGAACGGCGAACCCAAAGGGCCTGCCAAGCGGTGTGAAGTACGACGTATATTCCGACAAAGCATTTGAGGAACTCTTCAGGGACAGGATAAACCTCCTGGAACTGGCGAAGATGAGCGCCGAGAGAGAGCTCGTCTTCGGGGAGTGGGTCAATGGTTACGAGCTCACGTACAGAACGTTTTCGAGAATAGCAGAGGAGCTTCCATCACCGTTGGAA
This region includes:
- a CDS encoding triphosphoribosyl-dephospho-CoA synthase, producing the protein MNRWELIRAFLTGPLVEATVPKPGNVSRKRDFEDLSIYNFLVAYPALGSIYHEAVKRAESIRSGLLRPNEAGIGELIRRGVEATKRVQDANPNFGVIVLSIPLIMGLALTKKIKEGREKAKLLIEESTVRDTMELYKAIRTANPKGLPSGVKYDVYSDKAFEELFRDRINLLELAKMSAERELVFGEWVNGYELTYRTFSRIAEELPSPLEEAILSVFIELLSENIDTLILRKAGRGEAELVMDKAREVRDGRLSLKAFEEFMGEKGDLRNPGSLADITAVSLSLLFLRGARVEMRNGKAWLVTSRR